A region of Desulfolithobacter dissulfuricans DNA encodes the following proteins:
- a CDS encoding PEP-CTERM sorting domain-containing protein encodes MNKIGAALIAGVLSIPLAATQEAGAIPIIDNYWGASGWNSSTGTVIPGDRDVRGPGFIYDITAMEVAFADTLLEVTIRSNLFLYWQAGLPFIEAPGDLFISTDGWNPDGTAATSYNEDYFGNGEQWEAVIHLSGLFSGPSGLSSGGAATLFAVDDSSIVYGGPDELQETWYDPGDTEISLGEGSWTLEDEDQNGATDSIVITMDLDSLDPGAEIGLHWTDTGANDVIEGGVPVAVAPVPEPATMVLFGAGLAGLAGFARKKRHR; translated from the coding sequence ATGAACAAGATTGGTGCCGCTCTCATCGCCGGCGTGCTCTCCATCCCCCTTGCTGCCACGCAGGAGGCCGGGGCGATACCAATCATTGACAACTACTGGGGCGCGAGCGGCTGGAACAGCAGCACCGGTACGGTGATTCCCGGGGACCGTGATGTCCGCGGACCCGGCTTCATCTATGACATCACCGCCATGGAGGTCGCCTTTGCCGACACCCTCCTGGAGGTCACCATCCGCTCCAACCTCTTTCTCTACTGGCAGGCAGGCCTGCCGTTTATCGAGGCACCGGGCGACCTTTTCATCAGCACCGATGGCTGGAATCCCGACGGCACGGCGGCGACCAGCTACAACGAAGACTATTTCGGCAATGGGGAACAATGGGAGGCGGTCATTCATCTTAGCGGGCTGTTTTCCGGACCCAGTGGCCTGAGCAGCGGTGGAGCGGCCACGCTCTTTGCAGTGGACGACAGCAGTATCGTGTACGGCGGTCCGGATGAACTTCAGGAGACCTGGTATGATCCCGGGGACACGGAGATTTCGCTGGGAGAGGGCAGCTGGACCCTGGAGGATGAAGACCAGAACGGGGCCACCGACTCCATAGTGATCACCATGGATCTTGATTCACTGGACCCCGGGGCGGAAATTGGCCTCCACTGGACTGATACAGGGGCAAACGACGTGATTGAAGGAGGAGTACCGGTCGCCGTGGCACCGGTACCGGAACCGGCCACCATGGTGCTGTTCGGGGCCGGGCTGGCAGGACTGGCAGGTTTTGCCAGAAAGAAGAGGCACCGCTAG
- the ltrA gene encoding group II intron reverse transcriptase/maturase: MVDVWYSLYDRMLSRDALHKAFGKVRSAKGAAGIDGQSIKDFAASAEANIDCLLKELWEKSYQPLAVRRVEIPKPTGGVRLLGIPAVRDRVVQQALLDILLPIFDRDFHPSSYGYRPGRSCHQAISKATMFIRDYDRKWVVDMDLSKCFDTLDHDLILSAFRRRIRDGSILGLLEKFLKSGVMTDSGFTASEIGSPQGGVISPLIANVYLDSFDQFMKNRGHRIVRYADDILILCQSKKAAENALEQARHYLEGELLLTVNREKTHICHSSRGVNFLGVSVCSQYTQIQRGKIKSFKAKVKAMTRRNSPVNLEKVIADLNPLLRGFANYFRIANCTGEFSRLMRWIRRRLRAIQLKLWKKPNRLHRRLRQLGYRGKFDAIKMNSWANAASPLSHYALPNGYLHRGLGLFDLGAVSTGISVSI; the protein is encoded by the coding sequence ATGGTTGACGTTTGGTACAGTCTGTATGACCGGATGCTGAGCAGGGACGCTCTGCACAAGGCGTTTGGGAAGGTGAGGTCTGCGAAGGGAGCTGCCGGAATAGACGGCCAGTCCATCAAGGACTTTGCCGCATCAGCCGAAGCCAACATCGACTGTCTCCTGAAGGAACTGTGGGAAAAGAGTTACCAGCCACTGGCCGTGCGCCGGGTAGAGATACCCAAGCCAACCGGAGGAGTTCGGTTGCTCGGTATTCCAGCAGTCCGTGACCGTGTAGTGCAGCAGGCACTGCTCGACATTCTCCTGCCGATATTCGATCGGGATTTCCACCCGTCGAGCTATGGCTATCGCCCAGGCCGCAGTTGTCATCAGGCGATATCCAAGGCGACGATGTTTATCCGTGACTACGATCGAAAGTGGGTAGTTGATATGGATCTGTCCAAATGCTTTGACACCTTGGACCATGATCTCATCCTCAGCGCCTTTCGTCGCCGGATCAGGGACGGGAGTATCCTCGGTCTCCTGGAGAAGTTTCTGAAGAGCGGTGTAATGACGGATTCGGGATTTACGGCTAGCGAGATCGGCAGTCCACAGGGCGGCGTGATCAGCCCTCTGATAGCCAATGTGTATCTCGATTCTTTTGATCAATTCATGAAGAATCGTGGCCACCGAATAGTCCGCTATGCGGACGATATCCTGATTCTGTGCCAATCAAAGAAAGCGGCCGAGAATGCTCTTGAGCAGGCACGGCACTATCTTGAAGGAGAATTGCTGCTGACTGTCAACCGTGAAAAGACCCATATCTGCCACAGCAGTCGGGGCGTAAACTTTCTGGGAGTATCCGTATGCTCTCAGTATACGCAAATCCAGCGAGGCAAGATTAAGTCTTTCAAGGCAAAGGTCAAGGCAATGACCCGGCGTAATTCCCCGGTGAATCTTGAGAAAGTGATTGCAGATCTCAATCCGCTCTTGAGGGGATTTGCCAACTACTTCCGGATAGCGAACTGCACAGGAGAATTTTCAAGGCTGATGAGATGGATTCGGAGAAGACTGCGAGCCATCCAGCTGAAATTGTGGAAGAAGCCCAATCGGCTTCACCGCAGGCTGAGGCAGCTTGGATACAGGGGGAAGTTTGATGCGATCAAAATGAACTCCTGGGCCAATGCGGCAAGTCCTTTGAGCCATTATGCCCTGCCCAACGGATATTTACACCGGGGCTTGGGTCTCTTTGATCTTGGTGCTGTATCTACTGGAATCTCTGTTTCAATATGA
- a CDS encoding P-II family nitrogen regulator, translating to MKKIEAIIKPFKLDDVKEALNGIGIKGMTISEVKGYGRQKGHTEIYRGAEYVVDFLPKIKIEIITDTDQVDKVIETIIEAARTGKIGDGKIFVLPVEKVVRVRTGETDHEAI from the coding sequence ATGAAAAAGATCGAGGCCATTATCAAGCCGTTCAAGCTTGATGACGTGAAAGAGGCCCTGAATGGAATCGGCATCAAGGGAATGACCATCTCCGAGGTCAAGGGATACGGCCGTCAGAAGGGACATACGGAGATTTACCGAGGAGCGGAGTATGTCGTTGATTTTTTGCCTAAAATAAAGATTGAAATTATCACCGACACTGACCAGGTGGACAAGGTGATCGAGACCATCATCGAGGCCGCCAGGACCGGCAAGATCGGCGACGGCAAGATCTTCGTCCTGCCGGTGGAAAAGGTGGTCCGGGTGCGGACCGGAGAGACCGACCACGAGGCCATCTGA
- a CDS encoding response regulator transcription factor: protein MNLIICSDRDPVRNRWQAALSGQHDIFHASVLRDLGILLREAQPDLLLLHRTMVDLETVGRLCRNMAHCRLFVLSDRPDNNEGLALLRLGVVGYANTYIAPARLQEAVRVILTGSVWVGQQLMAHLIRTSLGGGKGASGSPETAAGSRRDRILPELSDREFQIASLVAQGLTNPQIAHRLEITERTVKAHLSAIYAKTGTRGRLNLALLLHGTEQS, encoded by the coding sequence ATGAACCTCATTATCTGCAGTGACCGCGACCCGGTGCGCAACCGGTGGCAGGCGGCCCTCTCCGGCCAGCATGACATCTTCCATGCCTCGGTCCTCAGGGATCTGGGTATCCTGCTTCGCGAAGCACAACCAGACCTTCTGCTGCTGCACCGGACCATGGTGGACCTGGAAACCGTCGGCCGGCTCTGTCGTAATATGGCGCATTGCCGACTCTTTGTCCTCTCCGACCGGCCGGACAACAACGAGGGACTGGCCCTGCTCCGTCTCGGAGTGGTGGGATATGCCAACACCTACATCGCCCCGGCCAGACTCCAGGAAGCGGTGCGGGTGATTCTCACCGGCTCGGTATGGGTGGGCCAGCAGCTGATGGCCCACCTGATCCGGACGTCGCTTGGTGGTGGAAAAGGAGCGAGCGGGAGCCCGGAAACAGCGGCCGGATCGCGCCGGGACAGGATCCTGCCCGAACTCTCCGACCGGGAGTTCCAGATAGCCTCGCTGGTTGCCCAGGGGCTCACCAACCCGCAGATTGCGCACAGGCTGGAGATCACGGAGCGAACGGTCAAGGCGCATCTGAGCGCCATCTACGCCAAGACCGGGACCCGCGGCCGCCTGAACCTGGCCCTGCTCCTCCATGGGACAGAGCAGAGTTGA
- a CDS encoding Ig-like domain-containing protein produces the protein MAIPPGAPSRSIFSIPPPGRAGFQHDHGGREEGSATSVGGNLIFGWDDGRYEPAAEDSQGADQGLHLVRVEGDLAPGETFALDTPLATVLGGTITFHSDGSYLYTAPDRVGNPLDGDGHNQPVSEQFTYTVEDRDGSPASAVLTVTVVDSEPVAVQDSLVVEEGPGNQVSGNVLVNDQAGADGALHLVGVSGDFAAGVSFALDTELATAQGGTIIFHADGGFTYTAPSSIDHGDLVPDRELFSCQVEDGDGSRDSATLSITITDDQPSFTLTPPILLANETGNSLTADLGLVFGADGAAPAGESLQIVGTTDAHGYVVDNAGRQLTSDGQNLLYLDDGQGTLSAVREFDHHPVFTVNVDPETATWTVSLDETYGLDHTLVQDIGETVNAGNPLELHFDAPVSSMSATLEGLDSVAIMGSIYGEQAVWTACLDGEQVATGVVNGDLLLGQEQVLTVDLAQTGSLFDTVVLEYDDAPVPLMGAYRVVSISSEMNHSLSYDVVATDGDGDTVSGRLNVVLDGDGDIIGTHGPDVIGGSSEGDILVGGDGDDLILGHGGDDTLFGSSGKDSLDGGSGNDTLVGGPGEDILVGSEGDDVLFGGDADGLPGAGVDTLTGDGVADSSDAGGDLFADAGGDLLTDGTDDPGYTSVDDLVPRRSPPCSGHILWLLPGLGALNSALSHGGAGPGSGGRGSRSWRRWRSDAP, from the coding sequence ATGGCGATTCCTCCCGGAGCACCCTCACGGTCCATATTCTCGATTCCGCCCCCAGGCCGGGCCGGATTCCAACATGATCATGGAGGGCGGGAGGAAGGTAGTGCGACAAGCGTCGGTGGCAACCTTATTTTTGGCTGGGACGATGGACGGTATGAACCGGCGGCCGAAGACAGTCAGGGTGCTGACCAGGGGTTGCACCTGGTCCGGGTGGAGGGTGACCTGGCCCCCGGGGAGACCTTTGCCCTCGATACGCCCCTGGCCACCGTTCTTGGCGGCACCATAACCTTCCACAGCGATGGAAGCTATCTCTACACCGCCCCGGATCGGGTCGGCAATCCCCTGGATGGTGATGGCCATAATCAACCGGTCTCGGAACAGTTCACCTATACGGTGGAGGATCGGGACGGCAGTCCGGCCAGCGCTGTTCTCACCGTGACCGTGGTCGACAGTGAACCGGTGGCTGTCCAGGACAGTCTGGTCGTGGAAGAAGGACCGGGCAACCAGGTCAGTGGCAATGTGCTGGTAAATGACCAGGCCGGGGCAGATGGTGCCCTGCATCTCGTCGGGGTCAGCGGTGATTTTGCCGCCGGAGTGAGTTTTGCCCTGGATACGGAGCTGGCCACGGCCCAGGGTGGCACGATCATCTTTCATGCCGACGGCGGGTTTACCTACACTGCGCCGTCCAGCATCGACCACGGGGACTTGGTCCCGGACCGGGAACTCTTTTCCTGCCAGGTGGAAGACGGCGACGGTTCCCGGGATTCCGCCACCCTGTCGATCACGATCACCGACGATCAGCCTTCCTTTACCCTTACGCCGCCGATCCTTCTTGCCAACGAGACCGGCAACAGTCTGACCGCGGACCTGGGCCTTGTCTTCGGCGCCGATGGAGCGGCTCCGGCCGGGGAATCCCTCCAGATTGTCGGGACAACGGATGCCCACGGGTACGTGGTGGATAACGCCGGCCGCCAGCTCACCTCGGACGGCCAGAATCTGCTGTACCTGGACGATGGTCAGGGCACCCTGAGCGCAGTGCGCGAGTTCGACCACCACCCGGTTTTTACGGTCAACGTTGACCCTGAAACCGCCACCTGGACCGTGTCTCTGGATGAAACCTACGGGCTGGACCACACCCTGGTTCAGGATATCGGTGAAACAGTGAACGCAGGCAACCCCCTGGAGCTGCACTTCGACGCCCCGGTGAGTTCCATGAGTGCCACCCTGGAGGGCCTCGACAGCGTGGCCATCATGGGCAGTATCTATGGCGAACAGGCGGTCTGGACCGCCTGCCTGGACGGAGAACAGGTGGCCACCGGGGTGGTGAACGGTGATCTCCTTCTGGGTCAGGAACAGGTCCTGACCGTGGACCTGGCTCAGACCGGCTCCCTCTTTGACACGGTGGTGCTGGAATATGATGACGCGCCGGTGCCCCTGATGGGAGCCTACCGGGTTGTCTCGATCAGCAGCGAAATGAATCATTCGCTCAGCTATGATGTGGTGGCCACCGATGGGGACGGGGACACGGTTTCGGGTCGGCTCAATGTCGTGCTGGACGGGGATGGAGATATCATTGGCACCCATGGCCCGGATGTGATCGGTGGCAGCTCGGAAGGGGACATCCTTGTTGGCGGCGACGGGGATGATCTCATTCTGGGCCACGGCGGCGACGATACCCTTTTTGGCTCCAGTGGTAAAGATAGCCTGGATGGCGGGTCAGGGAACGATACCCTGGTCGGTGGTCCGGGCGAGGATATTCTGGTCGGTTCCGAGGGGGATGACGTCCTGTTCGGGGGTGATGCGGACGGCCTGCCAGGAGCCGGTGTCGACACCCTGACCGGCGACGGGGTGGCCGATTCCTCCGATGCGGGAGGTGATCTCTTTGCCGATGCCGGTGGTGATCTGCTCACCGATGGCACCGATGATCCCGGATATACCAGCGTGGATGACCTGGTGCCCCGCCGGAGCCCACCGTGTAGTGGTCACATCCTTTGGTTGCTGCCCGGGTTGGGAGCTCTCAACTCTGCTCTGTCCCATGGAGGAGCAGGGCCAGGTTCAGGCGGCCGCGGGTCCCGGTCTTGGCGTAGATGGCGCTCAGATGCGCCTTGA
- a CDS encoding HlyD family type I secretion periplasmic adaptor subunit, producing MARTEKQPDQKKSPGIFRRMPARDVDLVTDIRTSILVQSPRGGRLILWMVVLFFALAIYWAANSEIEEVTRATGKVIPSRQVQVIQNLEGGILSEILVQVGDVVDRGQLLLRIDETRFSAPYQESRVQTLALKARIARLEAEINQAPFEVPEEVAREMPAIGEREHELHASRQKELAASLQVLREQLRQRQQEVTELEARLRELTRTHDLLQKELQMTRPLMKEGAVSMVEVLRLERQLSQMQGEIESTRLAIPRGRSRIVEAEQALEEKRLAFANKAKTELGEAYARLEELSATSVALMDRLQRTAVRSPVRGTVNRILVSTVGGVIKPGMDLIEIVPLEDTLLVEARIKPADIAFLHPDQKAMVKFTAYDFTVYGGLEARLEHISADSITDEKGNSFYLVRLRTDRNYLGPADNPLPIIPGMVVTVDILTGKKTILSYLLKPMLRAKMMALRER from the coding sequence ATGGCCAGAACAGAAAAACAACCCGACCAGAAAAAATCTCCCGGTATATTCCGGCGTATGCCGGCCCGCGACGTGGACCTGGTAACCGATATCCGCACATCCATTCTCGTCCAGTCGCCCCGCGGCGGCCGGCTCATCCTGTGGATGGTGGTGCTCTTTTTCGCCCTGGCCATCTACTGGGCCGCCAATTCCGAGATAGAGGAGGTCACCCGGGCCACCGGCAAGGTCATACCCTCCCGCCAGGTACAGGTCATCCAGAACCTGGAAGGCGGCATCCTCTCGGAGATTCTGGTTCAGGTGGGCGATGTGGTGGACAGGGGGCAGCTGCTGCTGCGCATCGACGAAACCAGGTTCTCGGCTCCGTATCAGGAAAGCCGTGTCCAGACCCTGGCCCTGAAGGCCAGGATCGCCCGGCTGGAGGCCGAAATCAACCAGGCTCCCTTTGAGGTTCCGGAAGAGGTGGCGCGGGAGATGCCTGCTATCGGTGAGCGGGAACATGAGCTCCATGCCTCGAGACAAAAGGAGCTGGCCGCCTCCCTGCAGGTCCTCAGGGAACAGCTCCGGCAGCGGCAGCAGGAAGTGACAGAGCTGGAAGCCAGGCTGCGGGAACTGACCCGGACCCATGACCTGCTGCAAAAAGAGCTGCAGATGACCCGGCCGCTGATGAAGGAAGGCGCCGTTTCCATGGTGGAGGTCCTGCGGCTGGAACGCCAGCTCAGCCAGATGCAGGGAGAGATCGAATCGACCCGGCTGGCCATACCCCGGGGCCGGTCCAGGATCGTCGAGGCCGAGCAGGCACTGGAAGAGAAACGACTCGCCTTTGCCAACAAGGCCAAGACAGAACTTGGCGAGGCCTATGCCCGGCTGGAAGAACTCTCGGCAACCTCGGTGGCCCTCATGGACCGGCTCCAGCGGACCGCGGTCCGCTCGCCGGTACGGGGAACGGTCAACCGGATCCTGGTCAGTACCGTGGGCGGAGTCATCAAGCCCGGAATGGACCTGATCGAGATCGTCCCCCTGGAGGATACCCTGCTCGTCGAGGCGCGGATCAAGCCGGCCGATATCGCCTTTCTCCACCCGGATCAGAAGGCCATGGTCAAATTCACGGCCTATGATTTCACCGTCTACGGCGGCCTGGAGGCAAGGCTCGAGCACATCAGTGCCGACTCGATCACTGACGAGAAGGGCAACAGTTTTTATCTTGTCCGGCTGCGAACCGACCGCAACTACCTCGGCCCGGCCGACAATCCCCTGCCCATCATCCCGGGCATGGTGGTCACCGTGGATATCCTGACCGGAAAAAAGACCATCCTCTCCTACCTGCTCAAGCCCATGCTCCGGGCGAAGATGATGGCCCTGCGGGAGAGATAG
- the glnD gene encoding [protein-PII] uridylyltransferase — MSGQQKNLRVQREALEELWRLGLSGHELLSRHTTLVDQFIIDQFQASEAVARARGNIALIALGGYGRRELYPFSDIDLLLLHDWKAGRYMQDVAESILYPLWDANFDVGHSVRSVKGAVNFAREDFIFQVSLLDARFLAGSEELFDKLWKRYRAKLLDGKRNRFVQTMDHFREQRREKYGSHAYLLEPHIKEGKGGMRDIQAMLWVAKAVFGLPDLRAIEESGMLQAEECRAFQESWDMLARIRNRLHYVSRRKNDQLIFEYQEEIATAFGYHDQEGLLGVEQFMRQVYGHLQTIAVTTDYFFEHVHEVLGITGTGRDEKNLEKAVVLRAGTIRLARPDELVQRPYLLMRLFLQAGRTGMPLHHRTRQLVSAHLGLVDDRFRSSRRVAGIFLDLLMGPDPMPVLETMLETGLLTAYIPEFARVESLAQHDLYHIYTVDRHQLQAVSELTRLKQEEDSDLFLSLASPHLVYLAALLHDIGKGQGVDHSVLGAELVEDIGRRLGLPAEERACLSFLIRYHLYLPENAMRRDLEDQAFIEQAAGLIGDVDRLTMLYLLTIADSRATGPSAWSSWKATLLADMFLKVKTCLEAGCGNGDEVDDGSEEQGVNWLREQVHSLLEPGEELRMDVAGLPADYLTSFTPEMVVRHLRLHRDQATVLQQKVLIFPEARPGSWSLLIMSKDRPGLLAKLCGVLALHNLSVLAAQIFTWPDTTVVDVLDVVPVAQSDFEEQDWEALERDVNLAVNHRLDVTYQLHKRLHGVVGMRPRRKVQQLVQEVVVDNETSRRFTVIEVYGGDRPGTLYRLAQTLADFGLDIHRARIATEVEQLIDIFYVTLRSGDKLTDEEMVDKVRSTLLHIIAEDGKNA; from the coding sequence GTGAGTGGACAACAGAAAAATCTGCGGGTCCAGCGGGAGGCCCTGGAAGAGCTGTGGCGCCTGGGACTTTCCGGGCACGAGCTCCTGAGCCGGCACACGACCCTGGTCGACCAGTTCATCATCGACCAGTTCCAGGCTTCCGAGGCCGTGGCCAGGGCCCGCGGCAATATCGCCCTTATAGCTCTCGGTGGCTACGGCCGCCGGGAGCTGTATCCGTTTTCAGACATCGATCTTTTGCTCCTGCACGACTGGAAGGCCGGCCGGTACATGCAGGATGTGGCCGAATCCATCCTCTATCCCCTTTGGGATGCCAATTTCGATGTGGGCCATTCGGTCCGTTCGGTCAAGGGGGCGGTCAACTTCGCCCGGGAGGATTTCATCTTTCAGGTCTCCCTCCTGGATGCCCGTTTCCTGGCCGGGTCGGAAGAGCTCTTTGACAAACTGTGGAAACGCTATCGGGCCAAGCTGCTCGACGGCAAGCGCAACCGTTTTGTCCAGACCATGGACCATTTCCGGGAGCAGCGGCGGGAGAAATATGGGAGCCACGCCTACCTGCTGGAGCCGCATATCAAGGAAGGCAAGGGTGGTATGCGCGATATCCAGGCCATGCTCTGGGTGGCCAAGGCGGTCTTTGGGCTGCCCGATCTCAGGGCCATTGAAGAGTCCGGCATGCTCCAGGCCGAGGAATGCCGTGCCTTCCAGGAGTCCTGGGACATGCTGGCCCGGATTCGTAACCGGCTCCATTACGTGAGCCGGCGCAAGAACGACCAGCTGATCTTTGAGTACCAGGAAGAGATCGCCACTGCTTTTGGCTATCATGACCAGGAGGGGCTGCTCGGGGTGGAGCAGTTCATGCGCCAGGTGTATGGTCATCTGCAGACCATTGCCGTGACCACGGATTATTTCTTCGAGCATGTGCATGAAGTGCTGGGGATCACCGGTACCGGGCGGGATGAAAAAAATCTGGAAAAGGCCGTCGTGCTCCGGGCCGGGACCATCCGGCTGGCGCGCCCCGATGAACTGGTCCAGCGGCCCTATCTCCTGATGCGGCTTTTCCTCCAGGCCGGGCGGACCGGTATGCCGCTCCACCACCGGACCCGGCAGCTGGTCAGTGCGCACCTCGGCCTGGTGGATGACCGGTTCCGGAGTTCCAGGCGGGTGGCCGGGATCTTCCTCGATCTTCTCATGGGGCCCGACCCCATGCCGGTTCTGGAAACCATGCTGGAGACCGGTCTGCTGACGGCCTACATCCCGGAGTTCGCCCGGGTGGAATCCCTGGCCCAGCATGATCTCTACCATATCTATACCGTGGATCGGCACCAGCTGCAGGCTGTGTCCGAACTAACCCGGCTCAAGCAGGAGGAGGATTCGGACCTGTTCCTCTCCCTGGCCTCCCCGCACCTGGTCTATCTCGCCGCGCTCCTGCACGATATCGGCAAGGGACAGGGAGTGGATCACAGCGTGCTCGGGGCCGAGCTGGTAGAGGATATCGGCCGTAGGCTCGGACTCCCGGCAGAGGAGCGGGCCTGTCTTTCTTTTCTGATCCGCTACCATCTCTACCTGCCGGAAAACGCCATGCGCCGCGATCTGGAAGACCAGGCCTTCATCGAGCAGGCCGCCGGCCTGATCGGCGATGTGGATCGGCTGACCATGCTCTACCTGCTCACCATTGCCGATTCCCGGGCCACAGGACCATCGGCCTGGTCGAGCTGGAAGGCGACCCTGCTGGCCGACATGTTTCTCAAGGTCAAGACCTGCCTCGAGGCCGGCTGCGGAAACGGGGACGAGGTGGATGACGGCTCCGAGGAGCAGGGCGTCAACTGGTTGCGCGAGCAGGTGCACTCTCTCCTTGAACCGGGTGAAGAGCTGCGGATGGATGTGGCCGGTCTCCCGGCCGACTACCTGACCAGTTTTACCCCCGAGATGGTGGTCCGTCACCTGCGCCTGCACCGGGATCAGGCCACGGTGCTGCAGCAGAAGGTGCTGATCTTTCCCGAGGCCAGGCCTGGGAGCTGGTCTCTGCTGATCATGAGCAAGGACCGGCCCGGACTGCTGGCAAAGCTCTGCGGGGTGCTGGCCCTGCACAACCTCTCGGTGCTGGCGGCCCAGATCTTCACCTGGCCCGACACCACGGTGGTGGATGTGCTCGATGTGGTGCCGGTGGCCCAGTCGGATTTCGAAGAGCAGGACTGGGAGGCCCTGGAGCGCGATGTCAATCTGGCTGTGAATCACCGGCTGGATGTCACCTACCAGCTTCATAAGCGGTTGCACGGGGTGGTGGGGATGCGGCCCCGGCGCAAGGTTCAGCAGCTGGTGCAGGAAGTGGTGGTTGATAACGAGACCTCCAGGCGCTTCACCGTTATCGAGGTCTACGGCGGCGACCGGCCGGGCACCCTGTACCGGCTCGCCCAGACCCTGGCCGATTTCGGCCTCGATATTCATCGGGCCCGGATCGCCACCGAGGTGGAACAGCTCATCGATATCTTTTACGTTACCCTTCGCAGCGGCGACAAGCTGACCGACGAAGAGATGGTGGACAAGGTGCGCAGCACGCTTTTGCACATCATTGCCGAGGATGGTAAAAACGCATGA
- a CDS encoding retention module-containing protein has product MVENSGGQQPAGPDAPMEVGRVAVLYGRVRAVAGDGSQRLLQPDSPVFAGEVIVTGPDGMVSIVFDDQLQTQLDLGRMSEVLLDDDVHGGTDGLDLQDAVSEVEDIQQALLDPDFDPTLEEEPPAAGLSLSAGDHYYVKFDAIGAEVLPDNPVVTTDSPPDFTAPDPVAGEDRPPVAADLQPVAEPDQVQVEESAAAPRVTAGNLLQNDAPGDGPVTVTGVEIGGVSYTIAPGQTVTHTTPLGGQLSVSSDGSYTYSIQGAILHETHGQGDGLVDQETFTYTVTDGDGDSSRSTLTVHILDSAPRPGRIPT; this is encoded by the coding sequence ATGGTGGAAAACAGCGGTGGACAGCAGCCGGCCGGGCCGGATGCACCGATGGAAGTCGGCAGGGTGGCGGTTCTGTACGGACGGGTCAGGGCCGTGGCCGGGGATGGGAGCCAGCGGCTCCTGCAGCCTGACAGTCCGGTTTTTGCCGGCGAGGTGATCGTCACCGGACCCGACGGGATGGTCTCCATTGTTTTTGACGATCAGCTCCAGACCCAGCTTGACCTGGGGAGGATGTCCGAGGTGCTGCTCGATGACGATGTTCATGGCGGGACGGATGGTCTGGATCTGCAGGACGCGGTCAGCGAGGTGGAGGATATCCAGCAGGCCCTGCTGGATCCGGATTTTGACCCCACCCTGGAAGAGGAGCCGCCGGCCGCTGGTCTGTCCCTTTCCGCAGGGGATCATTACTATGTCAAGTTCGATGCCATCGGGGCCGAGGTCCTGCCGGATAACCCTGTCGTCACCACTGACTCGCCGCCGGATTTTACCGCCCCGGATCCTGTGGCCGGGGAGGACAGGCCGCCGGTGGCTGCCGATCTGCAGCCCGTGGCCGAGCCGGACCAGGTCCAGGTAGAGGAATCGGCAGCAGCGCCCCGGGTGACAGCGGGCAACCTGCTGCAAAACGATGCCCCGGGCGATGGGCCGGTCACCGTAACCGGGGTGGAAATCGGCGGCGTGAGCTATACCATTGCCCCGGGCCAGACCGTGACCCATACCACTCCTCTGGGTGGCCAGCTGTCCGTGTCCAGCGATGGCTCCTACACCTACTCCATCCAGGGAGCCATCCTCCACGAAACCCATGGCCAGGGGGACGGGCTGGTCGACCAGGAGACCTTTACCTATACGGTAACCGATGGTGATGGCGATTCCTCCCGGAGCACCCTCACGGTCCATATTCTCGATTCCGCCCCCAGGCCGGGCCGGATTCCAACATGA